A DNA window from Bradyrhizobium sp. CCBAU 53421 contains the following coding sequences:
- a CDS encoding helix-turn-helix transcriptional regulator produces MITAAQLRAARALLGIDQRQLAELSGLSVPTIQRMEASEGTIRGNVDSLVKLIDALGTAGVEVINEGAVSGGGGGRGVRLKAGSGSPKVQT; encoded by the coding sequence ATGATCACCGCGGCGCAGCTCCGGGCTGCCAGAGCCTTGCTTGGCATCGACCAACGGCAGCTCGCCGAGCTGTCCGGACTTTCGGTGCCGACCATCCAGCGCATGGAGGCGAGCGAGGGCACCATCCGCGGCAATGTCGACTCGCTGGTGAAACTGATCGACGCGCTCGGCACCGCCGGCGTCGAAGTCATCAACGAGGGCGCCGTCAGTGGCGGCGGCGGCGGCCGCGGCGTGCGATTGAAGGCCGGATCCGGCTCGCCGAAGGTGCAGACATGA